The window CTGATTTATCAGCATTTCTTTGATGTCGGGTGAAGATTTCACGGATAGCGATATCGTTGTTCCCGGATGCTGCTCCCCGAACAGGCTAAGGATTTTGGGCAGGATATAGGTGGCCGGGACGTAGCTTGCACCAATTTTTAGTATTCCGCGGCCTCCCTGACTGAACTCCTTAACGACCCGCTCCGCCTCGGCAGCCAGCGCATTGATTTTGACAGCATAATGAAGAAAAGCTCTTCCGCTTTCGGTCAGAATCATTTTATCCATTCTGGATTCAAACAGCTTCTCCCCAAGCTGCTGCTCCAGATTCTTCAGATGATAGGTTACGGTTGGCTGCTTCAGCCCGAGCTCATCGGCTACCGTAGTTATTTTCTTATGCTTATACAGCAGTTCCACAATTTGCAGTTTGATCAAATTCAGATTCATTCCGTACACTCCCCCTCTATTAGTTTAACGATAACATAGAAAAATTCTATGAATGTTAAAACTGATCAGCAAGAAAGTTAATATCCGTCTTACATTCCGCTAACTCCGAAGGGATAATAGAATAATGGAACCTGTAAATTACATATTGGATTTCCCGCAGCTGTGCATGAAATACGGTCTTGGACAGTTAACGGAAGCACCCGAACCGGTGTCCGGCGGATTCCTGCACAAGATGTACCGGATAGTGACCGGTCAAGCCGAATATGCCGTAAAAGCACTTAATCCGCAGATTATGCTGCGCCCTGCAGCGATGGGCAACATTATTTTTGCCGAAAAGGTGGCAAACCTGGCAAGATCTCAGGGCATAAACGCACTTCCGGCCATCCAGTCTCAAGGCAGCTGCATGCATGAGGTCCAAGGCCAGTATTATTTGCTGTTTCCGTGGATTGTGGGCAAAGCGTTACCTGCCGGAGCAGTGGATATGGACTGCTGTACACAGATAGGCCGGGTACTGGCGGATATTCATAACATTGATTTCTCTTCACTTCTTGCCGGTCAGCAGCAGGAAGAGTTTATTCCCTCGGCAGTGCCTTGGCGAGATTATTCGCACAGTGCGGAGCAGCAGCAGCTGTCACATTCGGACTTGCTGAACAATAGCTTGGCGAAGCTGCAAGTCTACGAGAAACTGGCCAATGGCGCAGCTGAGCTTTTACAGGACAACCGGGTAATCAGCCACAGGGATCTGGATCCCAAAAATGTATTATGGGACAGAAGCGGGATTCCGCTCATCATTGACTGGGAAGCCGCCGGGACGGTTCATCCGATGCAGGAGCTGCTCGAGGTGGCATTGTACTGGAGTGGTTTTGAAGCCGGAGAGGCAAGCGAGGAGGCTTTCCAGACCGTGATTCGTGCTTACACGAGTCAGGGAGGAAAGGTCACCGGGAACTGGACAGATGTGCTGAACCTCGGCTATCAGGGGAAGCTGGATTGGCTGGACTATAGCCTGAGGCGTTCTCTTGGTCTGGAAGTCACGGATGAGGCGGAGCGGCAGCTGGGGATAAGCGAGGTTATCCGTACGATCCGTGCCCTTGATGACTATGCTGACTTTATACCGCTTTGTCTCAAATGGCTGGAATACTAACTGAAATAGACTAACAGGCGGGGATCACACATGAAATTAGAGCGATTAATCTCTATCATCTACAAGTTGCTGAATCACGAAGTATTATCGGCTTCCAGGCTGGCAGAGGAGTACCAGGTTTCCCCGAGAACCATCTACCGGGATATCGATGTAATCTGTGCAGCGGGCTTCCCGGTCGTATCGTATCAGGGAATGAAGGGCGGATACGGTATGATGGACGGCTACAAAATGGATAAAAGCCTGCTGAGTGCGTACGATGTCAATTCCCTGATTACCGTGCTCAGCAGCCTATCGACCGTGTTTGATGACGAACGTGCCCAGGGGACCATCGAACGGCTGCAGACAATCGGGGAGGAGCATCAGACTGCGAGTCTGACCGTAGACTTTGATACCCGCCGGACGGAGCAGGACGCGCTCCGGTATTTACGCACGGCCATTACCGGGCGGAATATCGTCCGCTTTGATTATATCAATGCCCAGAATGAACGCTCGACCCGTGAAATGGAGCCGTTGCGGCTTCATTTCAAGTATCGCAACTGGTATATCTACGGGTACTGCCGGACCCGGCGGGATTACCGGGAGTTCCGGCTGTCACGGTTGCTGGATTTACAGCTGACCGGCGCAACCTTCGAGCCGCATACGGATCTTCCGGACGAATCTGAATCTGTAGACAGAGGCGGACAGGACCAATTGGAGGAGGTAGTGGTCCGGGTGGGGCCGGAGGCGATCGCGGAGGCGCTGGACCAGTTTCACCAGATGGATAGGCAGTTTCATCCCGATGGAAGCATGACGCTGCGGATTCCTGTCTGCCGGCCGCTGCAGGCACGATGGCTTTGGAGTATTCTGATGGGTTTTGGCAGCGGCGCCGAAGTGCTCGAACCGCCTGCACTGCGGGGGATCCTAAAAGAGCAGCTAATGAAAACACTCAAACATTATGAAGAAGTATGACACGCTGTTGTCAAACTTCTTTTTTTATTATGAAATCAGCAACAACAACTTCAAATCTACTGCCAATCCAAAGGAGACATTACGAATGAATTATCCGGAGCAAATGTTTGATTACCATACCTGGGCCAACCAGACGATCCTGGGTAGAATCAAGGAACTCCCGTCCGCTGTGCTGAGTCAAGAAGTAGGAAGTTCTTTTCCCTCTGTTGCCCATGCTCTGAGTCATATTTATGCGGTGGATAAAATGTGGTATCTGGTGCTGACCGGCACGGGTATGCCGGAGGCGCTGCAGGCAACTTTTGCGCTGAATGGGACTATCCTGAATTCTGTGGACGAATACGCCGATATTTTTGCCGAGTTAACAGAGCAGTACAGAGAGTGGTTCAGCAGGCACGCCGATTTGGAGCAGACCATCCAGCTAAATAATCCTTACATCGGCGCCCGTCAGACGAGCTTAGCGGAAATTGTGCTGCAGGTGGTCAATCACGGGACCTACCATAGGGGCAATATTACTACCATGCTGCGCCAGCTGGGCCATGCATCCACGATGAACGACCTTATCCTTTATCTGTATCAGGGGCCTGTGCAGGCAGTTTAAGTTGAATTTAATCAAGTAAGACGTAGGGGGCCGATATTTCTGTGCGCAGGAAGTCGGCTCTTTTTCTGTTTGTAGTTTTATTTTGCGGCAATTTCATTTGGGGAATGGGCTTGATTTGATATTATGGAAGTATGTATGTCGAGTCCAAAAAAGGTGCATCTTAGTCCGTTGCAAGCTAACGTTTAAACCCTATGAGAGAGGATAACACTCATCGGGTAGAAAGGAGTGAATGGCCTTCATGGAGTTGGAAAATCTAATTACTGTAACATCGAGAGCAGATCTAAGAAGCTGGCTGCAGGAAAATTGTAAGACAGAGAAATCCTGCTATGTAGCAGTCTGTATGACACCGGCCCTGGGTACGCTGCTGTATCTGGACGCGGTCGAAGAAGCTTTGTGCTTCGGCTGGATCGATGGTGTCAAAAAGAAAAGTTCAGAAACCGAGCTGGTGCAGAGATTGTCTCCCAGAAGCAAAAGAAGCTCTTGGACGGAATTAAACAAGGAACGTGTCCGTCGGCTCGAAAAGCTGGGCTTAATGACCGAGGAAGGAAGAAAGGTACTTCCTGCTATGGATCACGGGTCTTTCAAAATAGATTCTATCATCGAACAAAGGCTACAGGAGGACAGGCAGGTATATGAGAACTTTCTGGCGTTTCCTGATCTGTATTCAAGAATTCGGATCGACACCATACAGAGCTATAAACATCAGTCGGAGCTATTCAACAGCCGATTAGACAAATTCATTACTAACACTAAAGACAACAAAATGTATGGCCAATGGCATGACAACGGACGCCTGCTGAATTATTAAGCTGTGCTGGACCGTATTACATTACAAACCTTAACTTTACCGGGGAGGAACAAGCATGGAATACACCGCAAACAGTCCCGAGGATTATATCAGTCAGCTGCCGGAAGAACGTAAGGCTGCCATTGAGAAGCTTAGGCTAACGGTTAAGCAGAATCTGCCAAGCGGGTTTGAGGAGACGATGGCCTATGGAATGATCGCCTATGTTGTCCCGCATCATCTCTATCCGCCGGGTTATCATGTGAAGCCGGAAGAACCGCTGCCCTTCATAAGCATTGCTTCCCAGAAAAATTATATTGCGCTGTACCATATGGGCATTTATATGAATCCGGAGCTGCTGGCCTGGTTCCAGGAAGAGTATCCGAAGGCTGTTCCCACTAAGCTCGATATGGGCAAATCCTGTATCCGCTTCAAAAAGGTCAGCAACATCCCTTACGAGCTTATTGCCGAGTTAAGCGGTAAGGTCACAGTTGAGGAATATATCGGGCGCTATGAGCGGGAGATAGCTTTGATTAAGAAGAAGTAAGAGATCTAGTATATTCATTATTGCGCGCACTAGTACTTTCTCTCAAAGGAGCACGCCACCATGATTCATTTTGATCTTATCTCTGATATTCACCTGGATTTCTGGCTTAAGCGTAAGGGGCCGACACTAGAAGATAATTTGCGGGAAATTGATAGTTTTGTGGAGAGCCTGCTCCCTCAGGAAATGTCGCATGTCCTTGTAATTGCCGGGGATCTGGGACACTTTAACAAGCAAAATGATGAGATGCTGCGCTCACTCAAACGTTTCTACGCGCACATACTGGTCGTTGCAGGAAATCATGATTACTATCTGGTGAACAGCAAAGTTCGTTATAAGCTGCAGACTTCAATGAACCGCTGGTCAGAAATGAAGTCGTTAGCTTCCGGTATAGAGGGTGTTCATTACCTGGAAGGGGACATCTTTGAGTGGGATGGCGTTCGATATGGGGGAGTCGGAATGTGGTACGATTTCTCTTATGGAACGAATGTATTGGGGAGAAGCCTTAACTATATGCTGGATATTTGGGCGAATCAAATGAATGACCGCAATTATACGATTGGTTCGCCGCGGCGCCCGATAGAGTTTTTTTTGGAGCAGAAAGAGAAGCTGGACAGGATTATCCATGACAGTGACGTTATTATCACGCATGTGAGCCCGGATTGGTCGCAGATTTCGGCGGAGCATGCTGGTGATCCAATAAGCGGATGTTATTATTTTAACGGTTCCGGATATTTCAGCCAAATAGATGGCAAGGTATGGTGTTCCGGTCATGTCCACCTTAATCATTCGTATAAGAGCAACGGCTGTTGGTTCGTTAATAATGCCTTAGGGTACCCGAACGAGAATAACCGGCCAAAAGGCAGAATCATAAATGTTATTATAGACTCAAACCGCAAATAAGGATAACGGGCCATGATCCATGAGCGACGAGTGTATTGAAACTTTGATAAAAAGTGAGCAGGAGGATGACAGAATGGAAAACAAAATCACGTACGAATCCATTGACGATTATATTGCCAAAGCAGCACCTGAGGTACAAGACCTGCTTGAGAGGGTAAGACAAGTGATTCATGAGGCGGCGCCTGAAGCGAAAGAGAAGATCAGCTATCAGATGCCCACTTTTGAGCTGCATGGCAATCTGGTGCACTTTGCGGCATTTAAAAAGCACATCGGATTCTATCCGGCCCCGCAGGGGATTGAAGCTTTTCATGATGAGCTGTCCATATATAAAGGAGCGAAGGGCTCTGTCCAATTCCCCCTGGATCAGCCGCTGCCTTATGATTTGATCAGCCGGATCGTTAAATTCAGAGCTGCAGAAAATATTAAAAAAGCCGCCGACAAACGGAAGTCTTAATCCACTAAAAAAAGTCTTTTCCGCAAGTAAAATCAAGTAATGCGATTTCCATTTCTCTATACTGATTATAGGGCGGATGGAACGGGGTGAGCGGATTAATGTACGAGTGGCACAAGCAAATCCAAATTATCGTTGATGAAATTGACGTATGTATTAAACATCATAACTGTGAAGCCATAACACTACGGTTTCTCTCCCGCAAGCTGGGTTATTCCGAATTTCATACAACAAGAAAATTCAAAGAAATATCGGGAATGCAATTTAAGGATTATCTGCGGCATCGAAAATTAGCCTTTGCGCTAAAAGAGGTGCGGGATAGCGAAAAAAGCATTTTGGATATTGCTTTTGATTATGGTTTCTCATCACATGA of the Paenibacillus pedocola genome contains:
- a CDS encoding phosphotransferase family protein, producing the protein MEPVNYILDFPQLCMKYGLGQLTEAPEPVSGGFLHKMYRIVTGQAEYAVKALNPQIMLRPAAMGNIIFAEKVANLARSQGINALPAIQSQGSCMHEVQGQYYLLFPWIVGKALPAGAVDMDCCTQIGRVLADIHNIDFSSLLAGQQQEEFIPSAVPWRDYSHSAEQQQLSHSDLLNNSLAKLQVYEKLANGAAELLQDNRVISHRDLDPKNVLWDRSGIPLIIDWEAAGTVHPMQELLEVALYWSGFEAGEASEEAFQTVIRAYTSQGGKVTGNWTDVLNLGYQGKLDWLDYSLRRSLGLEVTDEAERQLGISEVIRTIRALDDYADFIPLCLKWLEY
- a CDS encoding helix-turn-helix transcriptional regulator, whose product is MKLERLISIIYKLLNHEVLSASRLAEEYQVSPRTIYRDIDVICAAGFPVVSYQGMKGGYGMMDGYKMDKSLLSAYDVNSLITVLSSLSTVFDDERAQGTIERLQTIGEEHQTASLTVDFDTRRTEQDALRYLRTAITGRNIVRFDYINAQNERSTREMEPLRLHFKYRNWYIYGYCRTRRDYREFRLSRLLDLQLTGATFEPHTDLPDESESVDRGGQDQLEEVVVRVGPEAIAEALDQFHQMDRQFHPDGSMTLRIPVCRPLQARWLWSILMGFGSGAEVLEPPALRGILKEQLMKTLKHYEEV
- a CDS encoding DinB family protein, which encodes MNYPEQMFDYHTWANQTILGRIKELPSAVLSQEVGSSFPSVAHALSHIYAVDKMWYLVLTGTGMPEALQATFALNGTILNSVDEYADIFAELTEQYREWFSRHADLEQTIQLNNPYIGARQTSLAEIVLQVVNHGTYHRGNITTMLRQLGHASTMNDLILYLYQGPVQAV
- a CDS encoding YdeI/OmpD-associated family protein; translated protein: MELENLITVTSRADLRSWLQENCKTEKSCYVAVCMTPALGTLLYLDAVEEALCFGWIDGVKKKSSETELVQRLSPRSKRSSWTELNKERVRRLEKLGLMTEEGRKVLPAMDHGSFKIDSIIEQRLQEDRQVYENFLAFPDLYSRIRIDTIQSYKHQSELFNSRLDKFITNTKDNKMYGQWHDNGRLLNY
- a CDS encoding DUF1801 domain-containing protein, with translation MEYTANSPEDYISQLPEERKAAIEKLRLTVKQNLPSGFEETMAYGMIAYVVPHHLYPPGYHVKPEEPLPFISIASQKNYIALYHMGIYMNPELLAWFQEEYPKAVPTKLDMGKSCIRFKKVSNIPYELIAELSGKVTVEEYIGRYEREIALIKKK
- a CDS encoding metallophosphoesterase family protein, with protein sequence MIHFDLISDIHLDFWLKRKGPTLEDNLREIDSFVESLLPQEMSHVLVIAGDLGHFNKQNDEMLRSLKRFYAHILVVAGNHDYYLVNSKVRYKLQTSMNRWSEMKSLASGIEGVHYLEGDIFEWDGVRYGGVGMWYDFSYGTNVLGRSLNYMLDIWANQMNDRNYTIGSPRRPIEFFLEQKEKLDRIIHDSDVIITHVSPDWSQISAEHAGDPISGCYYFNGSGYFSQIDGKVWCSGHVHLNHSYKSNGCWFVNNALGYPNENNRPKGRIINVIIDSNRK
- a CDS encoding iron chaperone → MENKITYESIDDYIAKAAPEVQDLLERVRQVIHEAAPEAKEKISYQMPTFELHGNLVHFAAFKKHIGFYPAPQGIEAFHDELSIYKGAKGSVQFPLDQPLPYDLISRIVKFRAAENIKKAADKRKS